One Ostrea edulis chromosome 2, xbOstEdul1.1, whole genome shotgun sequence genomic region harbors:
- the LOC125681002 gene encoding retinoic acid receptor RXR-like isoform X8, translating to MSTAASIGMGMSPSMGISSMAQMGSPPDIKPDINSLVSPSFYPYGIQHPMSQSQASPGSQPMMSPGLHSPSSSVTSPSMMSIGSPGSAASPPGTNPHMPHTNLNSKHICAICGDRASGKHYGVYSCEGCKGFFKRTVRKDLTYACRDDRNCIIDKRQRNRCQYCRYMKCLNMGMKREDVKCSTDAGRQGSSVQEERQRVKEKGEGEVESTSSANSDMPVEKVLEAELAVEPKTDTYIDAQKDAVTNICQAADKQLFTLVEWAKRIPHFTELPLDDQVILLRAGWNELLIAGFSHRSIVVKDGILLATGLHVHRSSAHQAGVGTIFDRVLTELVAKMREMKMDKTELGCLRAIVLFNPDAKGLSAVSEVEQLREKVYASLEEYCKMHYPDEPGRFAKLLLRLPALRSIGLKCLEHLFFFKLIGDTPIDTFLLEMLESPSPSST from the exons ATGTCAACAGCTGCCAGCATTGGCATGGGGATGTCTCCTTCCATGGGAATCAGCTCGATGGCACAGATGGGTTCCCCTCCAGACATCAAACCAGACATCAATTCTCTCGTGTCACCCTCATTTTATCCCTATGGTATTCAGCACCCCATGTCCCAGTCACAGGCCTCCCCTGGGTCTCAGCCAATGATGTCACCAGGATTGCACTCGCCATCTTCATCAGtaacctcaccctccatgatGTCAATTGGCTCCCCGGGATCTGCAGCCTCACCCCCAGGGACGAATCCTCACATGCCCCACACTAATCTCAACAGCAAACATATCTGTGCTATTTGTGGTGACCGGGCTTCGGGTAAACACTACGGAGTTTACAG TTGTGAAGGTTGCAAAGGGTTTTTCAAAAGAACAGTTCGTAAGGACTTGACTTACGCTTGTCGGGATGATCGAAACTGTATCATAGACAAGAGGCAGAGGAATCGATGCCAATATTGCCGATATATGAAATGCTTAAACATGGGAATGAAAAGAGAAG ATGTTAAATGCAGCACCGATGCAGGGCGCCAAGGATCAT CTGTACAAGAAGAGAGACAAAGGGTGAAGGAAAAGGGAGAGGGGGAGGTGGAGAGCACCAGCAGTGCAAATTCAGATATGCCGGTAGAGAAGGTCCTGGAGGCTGAATTAGCAGTGGAACCAAAGACAGACACCTATATAGATGCCCAG AAAGATGCAGTGACAAATATTTGCCAGGCGGCGGATAAGCAACTCTTTACCTTGGTGGAATGGGCCAAACGAATACCTCACTTTACTGAGCTGCCTTTGGATGACCAGGTCATTCTACTGCGAGCAG GTTGGAATGAACTCCTAATAGCCGGCTTTTCACATCGATCCATTGTGGTTAAGGATGGTATACTGTTGGCCACAGGTCTCCATGTGCATAGAAGTAGTGCCCATCAAGCGGGGGTGGGAACCATTTTTGACCGTGTCCTCACAGAACTTGTTGCTAAAATGCGTGAAATGAAAATGGATAAAACAGAGCTGGGATGCTTAAGAGCTATAGTTCTCTTTAACCCAG ATGCTAAAGGTCTCTCTGCTGTATCAGAGGTGGAACAGTTGAGAGAGAAAGTGTATGCTTCACTAGAAGAATACTGCAAAATGCACTACCCCGACGAACCAGGGCGATTTGCCAAACTACTGCTACGATTGCCAGCACTAAGGAGTATAGGGCTCAAGTGTCTGGAACACTTATTCTTCTTCAAATTAATTGGTGATACTCCAATAGACACTTTCCTCTTAGAAATGTTGGAGAGTCCTTCCCCGAGCAGCACTTGA